From Polyodon spathula isolate WHYD16114869_AA chromosome 26, ASM1765450v1, whole genome shotgun sequence, one genomic window encodes:
- the lyrm1 gene encoding LYR motif containing protein 1, protein MTAAMRGEVLCMYRRVLRIARGWQSQSGLAQETDAEKQYIIQEASTLFRQNKDITDAELIKKCIEECHARIEMGLHYRIPYPRPTHLPPMGLATQQGRKMRGQERLRKQARPIYLHSHDETS, encoded by the exons ATGACAGCAGCGATGCGGGGGGAGGTCCTGTGCATGTACCGCAGAGTGCTCCGGATCGCACGGGGGTGGCAGTCCCAGTCCGGCCTGGCTCAGGAGACAGACGCAGAGAAGCAGTACATCATCCAGGAGGCCAGCACCTTGTTCAGACAAAACAAGGAT atcactGATGCAGAGTTGATCAAAAAATGTATTGAGGAATGTcatgcaagaatagaaatgg GGTTGCATTACAGGATTCCATATCCCAGGCCG ACACACCTGCCTCCCATGGGCCTTGCTACCCAGCAAGGACGAAAAATGCGCGGTCAAGAAAGACTGAGGAAGCAAGCAAGACCCATCTACTTACACTCCCACGATGAAACATCATGA